The following coding sequences are from one Rathayibacter sp. VKM Ac-2760 window:
- a CDS encoding Gfo/Idh/MocA family oxidoreductase has translation MALTLPEPRLPSLLDSPVLRWGVLAPGSIAGTFVSALQKHTRQRVVAVGSRSQERADAFARRFGIERASVGSDAVVNDPEVDVVYIASPNSEHARQALRAIAAGKHVLVEKPFATTAGEAEMIVHAARDAGVFAMEAMWMRYLPQMDVVRQLLADGAVGAPALVSADFGAAFAFDPASRIFDPALAGGGLLDVGVYASSFVSMVAGAPQSTVVAGALTSTGVDAMATIVGRHARGVQSVATSTVLADTLHAASVAGSEGRIDVHPSFWTPSGVTLTRGSESASWRDETGLQGGEGLAWEAVHLAQYVAEGRTESPVHPLEETVQVVRTLDEARRRLGVQV, from the coding sequence ATGGCACTGACGCTTCCCGAGCCCCGGCTCCCCTCGCTCCTCGACTCCCCGGTCCTGCGCTGGGGAGTCCTCGCCCCCGGCTCGATCGCCGGCACCTTCGTGTCCGCGCTGCAGAAGCACACCCGGCAGCGCGTCGTCGCGGTCGGCTCGCGCTCGCAGGAGCGCGCCGACGCGTTCGCGCGGCGCTTCGGGATCGAGCGGGCCTCGGTCGGCTCCGACGCGGTCGTGAACGACCCGGAGGTCGACGTCGTCTACATCGCCTCGCCGAACTCGGAGCACGCGCGCCAGGCCCTGCGCGCGATCGCGGCCGGCAAGCACGTCCTCGTCGAGAAGCCGTTCGCCACCACGGCGGGCGAGGCCGAGATGATCGTGCACGCGGCCCGCGACGCCGGCGTCTTCGCGATGGAGGCGATGTGGATGCGCTACCTGCCGCAGATGGACGTGGTGCGGCAGCTCCTCGCGGACGGCGCGGTCGGCGCTCCGGCGCTGGTGTCGGCGGACTTCGGCGCGGCGTTCGCGTTCGACCCGGCCAGCCGCATCTTCGACCCGGCGCTCGCGGGCGGCGGTCTGCTCGACGTGGGCGTCTACGCCTCGTCGTTCGTCTCGATGGTGGCCGGGGCTCCGCAGAGCACGGTCGTCGCCGGTGCGCTGACCTCGACGGGAGTCGACGCGATGGCGACCATCGTCGGGCGGCACGCGCGCGGCGTCCAGTCGGTCGCGACGTCGACCGTGCTGGCCGACACCCTGCACGCGGCGAGCGTCGCGGGCAGCGAGGGGCGGATCGACGTGCACCCGTCGTTCTGGACGCCGAGCGGCGTCACGCTGACCCGCGGCTCCGAGAGCGCCTCGTGGCGCGACGAGACCGGGCTGCAGGGCGGCGAGGGGCTCGCCTGGGAGGCGGTGCACCTCGCGCAGTACGTGGCGGAGGGGCGCACCGAGTCGCCCGTGCACCCGCTGGAGGAGACGGTGCAGGTGGTGCGGACGCTCGACGAGGCGCGGCGGCGCCTCGGGGTGCAGGTCTG
- a CDS encoding ScyD/ScyE family protein produces MNKRLLLTAAAAVAVTTLVSAPVAQALPSPLSFVSVTDRATGLVSPLSFAVDAGGTAFVAQNFAGMLTKVGPTGATSTLVSAPGTEIGAVSVHGSTVYYSEGVQEEGEALLRSVPTGGGAPTTVADLGAYEASANPDAGNSYGFLGLPAECAAQVDPEIAGPASYTGRIDVHPYASAATSAGVYVADAAGNAILKVAPNGVVSTLAVLPPTAPITITAEQAAAFGFPACTAGYRYSFEPVPTDVEVGPGGWLYVSTLPGGPEDASLGARGSVVRVNPATGEIRTVATGLLSATGLAVDRVTGTVVVTELFGGPNGTGRVALILPRTSTPVTGLAVVSPAAIELRDGALYVARNAFVLSPEGAPQPIGTLTVARLRGFGAAMNAID; encoded by the coding sequence GTGAACAAACGCCTCCTCCTCACCGCGGCCGCCGCCGTCGCGGTCACGACCCTCGTCTCGGCCCCCGTCGCCCAGGCCCTCCCCTCCCCCCTGTCCTTCGTCTCCGTCACCGATCGAGCGACCGGACTCGTCTCGCCGCTCAGCTTCGCCGTCGACGCGGGCGGCACCGCCTTCGTCGCGCAGAACTTCGCCGGAATGCTGACGAAGGTCGGTCCGACCGGCGCCACCTCGACGCTGGTCAGCGCGCCCGGCACCGAGATCGGAGCCGTCTCGGTCCACGGCTCCACCGTCTACTACAGCGAGGGCGTCCAGGAGGAGGGCGAGGCGCTGCTGCGGTCCGTGCCGACCGGCGGCGGAGCGCCGACGACCGTCGCCGACCTCGGCGCGTACGAGGCGAGCGCGAACCCCGACGCGGGCAACAGCTACGGCTTCCTCGGCCTGCCCGCCGAGTGCGCCGCCCAGGTGGATCCGGAGATCGCCGGGCCCGCCTCCTACACCGGCCGGATCGACGTGCACCCCTACGCGTCGGCAGCGACCAGCGCCGGCGTCTACGTCGCGGACGCGGCCGGCAACGCGATCCTGAAGGTCGCGCCGAACGGCGTCGTCTCGACCCTGGCGGTGCTGCCGCCCACGGCGCCGATCACGATCACGGCGGAGCAGGCGGCGGCCTTCGGCTTCCCGGCCTGCACGGCCGGCTACCGCTACTCGTTCGAGCCCGTCCCGACCGACGTCGAGGTCGGCCCCGGCGGCTGGCTCTACGTGTCGACGCTGCCCGGCGGACCGGAGGACGCCAGCCTCGGCGCCCGCGGCTCCGTGGTCAGAGTGAACCCGGCGACCGGTGAGATCCGCACCGTGGCCACCGGCCTGCTGAGCGCGACCGGCCTCGCGGTCGACCGCGTCACCGGCACCGTCGTGGTCACCGAGCTGTTCGGCGGCCCGAACGGCACGGGACGCGTGGCGCTGATCCTGCCGCGCACCTCGACGCCGGTCACCGGGCTCGCGGTCGTCTCGCCCGCGGCGATCGAGCTGCGCGACGGCGCTCTCTACGTCGCCCGCAACGCGTTCGTCCTCTCGCCGGAGGGCGCCCCTCAGCCGATCGGCACCCTGACGGTCGCGCGGCTACGCGGCTTCGGAGCCGCGATGAACGCGATCGACTGA
- a CDS encoding SLC13 family permease: protein MPEWYTLGVVALVIVAVVVSIVRFRVNPVLALAVGAAAIGLLTGLGPVDTVSTMTRGFGEVMMEAGLLIGWGVLIGAMLNEMGAVVRLVEGLLRVFGKRGIPYALGLSFATYLQTIFVDALIVIAAPLARRIAPRLGRAGTGIVAVTFAVGLEMGIVMMVPGFAAVALAGLLGVPLGVMLLGGFAVVAPTVVVTILLMSLAFRLGFWDPARDEQLVVRDETAGLATVSAGERTEAGSGPVSSGPVLSGPVSSDGSSGSAVSGGSDAPAERDPDAPRERPLLLLFAPMLLALLLIAAQAVLSVAGADVPVLQFLGNPVIALLLAVIATGVVGRSVVGTARMEKAVAKGFQDGGQIFLLTGVGGALAAVIAEGDLGEVLKGYFSANASAPLLLVWVMAAVLHIAVGSVTLSAITAAGVVAPVAATLGLDPLLIALAAGSGALFCIHVTSNTFWLLQSFLGQSVRGALKSVTVGVSLASVLALGMTLLLSLVLG, encoded by the coding sequence ATGCCGGAGTGGTACACCCTCGGCGTCGTCGCCCTGGTCATCGTCGCGGTCGTCGTCTCGATCGTCCGCTTCCGCGTCAATCCGGTGCTCGCGCTCGCCGTGGGCGCCGCGGCCATCGGCCTGCTCACCGGCCTCGGCCCCGTCGACACCGTCTCGACGATGACCCGCGGCTTCGGCGAGGTGATGATGGAGGCGGGGCTCCTGATCGGCTGGGGCGTCCTGATCGGGGCGATGCTCAACGAGATGGGCGCCGTCGTGCGGCTCGTCGAGGGGCTGCTGCGGGTCTTCGGCAAGCGCGGCATCCCCTATGCGCTGGGCCTCTCTTTCGCCACCTACCTGCAGACGATCTTCGTCGACGCCCTGATCGTCATCGCGGCACCGCTCGCCCGCCGCATCGCGCCGCGCCTCGGCCGCGCCGGCACGGGCATCGTCGCCGTCACCTTCGCCGTCGGCCTCGAGATGGGCATCGTGATGATGGTCCCGGGCTTCGCGGCAGTGGCGCTCGCGGGGCTGCTCGGCGTGCCGCTCGGCGTGATGCTGCTGGGCGGATTCGCGGTGGTCGCGCCGACCGTCGTGGTCACGATCCTGCTGATGTCGCTCGCCTTCCGCCTCGGCTTCTGGGACCCGGCGCGCGACGAGCAGCTCGTCGTGCGCGACGAGACCGCGGGGCTCGCGACCGTGTCGGCGGGGGAGCGCACGGAGGCGGGCTCGGGCCCCGTCTCCTCGGGCCCCGTCCTCTCAGGCCCCGTCTCCTCGGACGGTTCGTCCGGCTCCGCGGTCTCGGGAGGATCGGACGCCCCCGCCGAGCGCGACCCGGACGCCCCGCGCGAGCGCCCGCTGCTGCTCCTGTTCGCGCCGATGCTGCTCGCCCTGCTCCTGATCGCCGCGCAGGCCGTGCTGTCGGTCGCCGGCGCGGACGTGCCGGTGCTGCAGTTCCTCGGCAATCCGGTGATCGCGCTGCTGCTCGCCGTGATCGCGACCGGCGTCGTCGGCCGCTCGGTCGTCGGCACCGCGCGGATGGAGAAGGCGGTCGCGAAGGGCTTCCAGGACGGCGGGCAGATCTTCCTGCTCACCGGCGTCGGCGGGGCGCTCGCCGCGGTGATCGCGGAGGGCGACCTCGGCGAAGTGCTGAAGGGCTACTTCTCGGCGAACGCCTCGGCGCCGCTGCTGCTGGTCTGGGTGATGGCGGCGGTGCTGCACATCGCCGTCGGCTCGGTGACCCTCTCCGCGATCACCGCCGCGGGCGTCGTCGCCCCCGTCGCCGCGACCCTCGGTCTCGACCCGCTGCTGATCGCGCTCGCCGCCGGCTCCGGCGCGCTCTTCTGCATCCACGTCACCTCGAACACGTTCTGGCTGCTGCAGAGCTTCCTCGGCCAGTCCGTCCGCGGCGCCCTCAAGTCCGTGACGGTCGGCGTCTCCCTCGCCTCCGTCCTCGCCCTCGGCATGACCCTCCTCCTCTCCCTCGTCCTGGGCTGA
- a CDS encoding M14 family zinc carboxypeptidase: MRTRTALTSGCAALALAAGGLLIAPAATATTTATPTAAAPSSFERVDLVRPASAPITEPASYPYREALTEVAVDPTDASLTRGVTPYDQIAPALNDLAARSDRVSTQVVGKSGLGRDIYLVTVTAPESAAETAQQAEWRDRLKNEPESAAADAELMAEYKVPTWFNGNIHGNEWEGSDAILDYIEKVATAEDAETEALLEGNRLYFTVTNNPDGRALGQRAVAAGYDPNRDMITGATNEAAVIRDLSSVLQPTYFIDIHGYTGILQVEPCGPPHGENYEYDLFLPHAYATALEIERRVVEADVPGNTYKAADGSVTTENTGQILIPYRDIRAGWDDWPPIFAPQYVAFQGAITNTVELPLGRTPNGTPEEIAQGQANADIDIEVAGIVMDASVDYIEANRDALLSNQVQIFERGVTGAPAVEIPADVTAADLPAGTPTEWTEIWDETDVYTTEYPRAYVIPAGDAQRSSSDAETLVAQLLAHGVEVDRTTTAMTAGGTTYAAGSYVVDMHQPVRGLANVLLSDGTDISERVPEMYDVSAWSLSLLWGADVIPVGSTLDPMPAVELEPVTAIAPSGSVPADADYLAFEPRGVLEYQAVNALLGAAVALEQFEDGTIALRADADGLAAAKAAAAEFGVDFTATTAERIEDEDGTALSAVRVAYSGSHEDRDALAKLGFADAVAVTADSLTSGETVLSDVDVLLVGRALSFTPEQAAGRTAVEEFLWAGGDVVGRGGAGAAFVTDFGLATLTAQTGTGGSNGIVSVETPADGILGDYPQDTAFVSPALWFDGFDLAVTVEQSYAAEDTFVAGHWVDAEGQSRSDAAGQASVVSFVTGSNTEGVLFGTSPLFRNHPVGAFSDVARALLAVAPDGPAVELPGTPEPTATPTATPEPTATPEPTATPEPTVTPEPSATPEPTATAAPTTAPTAAPEPTATATAAPVANPGTGGLASTGVDTGPWLLLSGGAVVLGLGALLIARGRREVEEA, encoded by the coding sequence TTGAGAACACGCACCGCCCTGACCTCCGGCTGCGCGGCCCTCGCGCTCGCCGCCGGCGGTCTGCTGATCGCGCCCGCCGCGACAGCGACCACCACCGCGACACCGACCGCCGCCGCGCCCTCCTCCTTCGAGCGGGTGGACCTCGTCCGCCCCGCCTCGGCGCCGATCACCGAGCCCGCGAGCTACCCCTACCGGGAAGCCCTCACCGAGGTCGCGGTCGACCCGACCGACGCCTCGCTGACCCGCGGCGTCACGCCGTACGACCAGATCGCCCCGGCGCTCAACGACCTCGCCGCTCGCTCCGACCGCGTCTCGACCCAGGTGGTCGGGAAGTCCGGCCTCGGCCGCGACATCTACCTGGTCACCGTCACCGCGCCCGAGTCCGCCGCCGAGACCGCGCAGCAGGCCGAATGGCGCGACCGCCTGAAGAACGAGCCGGAGTCGGCCGCCGCCGACGCCGAGCTGATGGCCGAGTACAAGGTGCCGACCTGGTTCAACGGCAACATCCACGGCAACGAGTGGGAGGGATCCGACGCGATCCTGGACTACATCGAGAAGGTGGCCACCGCCGAGGACGCCGAGACCGAGGCGCTCCTCGAGGGCAACCGCCTCTACTTCACCGTCACCAACAACCCCGACGGCCGGGCCCTCGGCCAGCGCGCCGTCGCGGCCGGCTACGACCCCAACCGCGACATGATCACGGGCGCGACCAACGAGGCGGCGGTCATCCGCGACCTCTCCAGCGTCCTCCAGCCGACCTACTTCATCGACATCCACGGCTACACCGGCATCCTCCAGGTCGAGCCCTGCGGCCCGCCGCACGGCGAGAACTACGAGTACGACCTGTTCCTGCCGCACGCCTACGCGACCGCGCTCGAGATCGAGCGCCGCGTCGTCGAGGCGGACGTGCCCGGCAACACCTACAAGGCGGCCGACGGCAGCGTCACGACCGAGAACACCGGCCAGATCCTGATCCCCTACCGCGACATCCGCGCCGGCTGGGACGACTGGCCCCCGATCTTCGCACCCCAGTACGTCGCCTTCCAGGGCGCGATCACCAACACGGTCGAGCTCCCGCTGGGCCGCACGCCCAACGGGACGCCCGAGGAGATCGCCCAGGGCCAGGCCAACGCCGACATCGACATCGAGGTCGCCGGGATCGTCATGGACGCCTCGGTCGACTACATCGAGGCCAACCGCGACGCTCTGCTGAGCAACCAGGTGCAGATCTTCGAGCGCGGCGTCACCGGCGCCCCGGCCGTCGAGATCCCCGCCGACGTCACCGCGGCCGACCTGCCCGCCGGCACGCCGACCGAGTGGACCGAGATCTGGGACGAGACCGACGTCTACACGACCGAGTACCCCCGCGCCTACGTCATCCCCGCGGGCGACGCGCAGCGCTCCTCCTCCGACGCCGAGACCCTCGTCGCGCAGCTGCTCGCGCACGGCGTCGAGGTCGACCGCACCACGACCGCGATGACCGCGGGCGGCACGACCTACGCCGCCGGCTCCTACGTCGTCGACATGCACCAGCCGGTCCGCGGCCTCGCGAACGTGCTGCTCTCCGACGGCACCGACATCTCCGAGCGCGTGCCCGAGATGTACGACGTCTCGGCCTGGAGCCTCTCGCTGCTCTGGGGCGCCGACGTGATCCCGGTCGGCTCCACGCTCGACCCGATGCCCGCGGTCGAGCTCGAGCCGGTCACCGCGATCGCCCCGAGCGGCAGCGTCCCCGCCGACGCCGACTACCTCGCCTTCGAGCCGCGCGGCGTGCTCGAGTACCAGGCGGTGAACGCGCTCCTGGGCGCCGCAGTCGCGCTCGAGCAGTTCGAGGACGGCACGATCGCCCTGCGCGCCGACGCCGACGGCCTCGCCGCCGCGAAGGCCGCCGCCGCCGAGTTCGGCGTCGACTTCACGGCGACCACCGCCGAGCGGATCGAGGACGAGGACGGCACCGCGCTCTCCGCCGTCCGCGTCGCCTACTCCGGCTCGCACGAGGACCGCGACGCGCTGGCCAAGCTCGGCTTCGCCGACGCGGTCGCCGTCACGGCGGACTCGCTGACTTCGGGCGAGACCGTTCTGTCCGACGTCGACGTCCTGCTCGTGGGCCGCGCGCTGTCGTTCACCCCGGAGCAGGCCGCGGGCCGCACCGCCGTCGAGGAGTTCCTCTGGGCAGGCGGCGACGTGGTGGGCCGCGGCGGGGCGGGAGCGGCGTTCGTGACCGACTTCGGCCTCGCGACGCTGACCGCGCAGACCGGCACCGGCGGATCCAACGGCATCGTCTCGGTCGAGACCCCGGCCGACGGGATCCTCGGCGACTACCCGCAGGACACCGCGTTCGTCTCGCCCGCGCTGTGGTTCGACGGCTTCGACCTCGCCGTGACCGTCGAGCAGAGCTACGCCGCTGAGGACACCTTCGTCGCCGGCCACTGGGTCGACGCCGAGGGCCAGTCCCGGAGCGACGCGGCCGGGCAGGCCTCGGTCGTCTCCTTCGTGACGGGGTCGAACACCGAGGGCGTCCTCTTCGGCACCTCGCCGCTGTTCCGCAACCACCCGGTCGGCGCGTTCAGCGACGTCGCCCGGGCGCTGCTCGCCGTGGCGCCGGACGGCCCGGCCGTCGAGCTGCCGGGGACGCCCGAGCCGACGGCGACGCCGACCGCGACTCCTGAGCCGACGGCGACTCCTGAGCCGACGGCGACTCCCGAGCCGACGGTGACCCCGGAGCCCTCCGCGACTCCGGAGCCGACCGCGACCGCCGCTCCGACGACCGCGCCCACCGCGGCTCCTGAGCCGACCGCCACGGCGACCGCCGCTCCCGTCGCGAACCCCGGCACCGGCGGCCTCGCGTCGACCGGTGTCGACACCGGCCCCTGGCTGCTGCTCTCGGGAGGTGCTGTCGTGCTCGGTCTCGGCGCCCTGCTGATCGCCCGCGGCCGCCGCGAGGTCGAGGAGGCGTAG
- a CDS encoding NAD(P)-dependent oxidoreductase: MRIAVTGGSGKLGRSVVARLRESGHDVFNLDRAGDRGAGFVRIDVADYGQVIDALQAVGDQYDGIDALVHLAAIPAPGIVPDIATFHNNMTATFNVFHAAIRAGIRTIVYASSETVLGLPFDVPPPYIPVDEKYPARPESVYSLTKHLEEQLAIELCRWHEDLTIIGLRFSNVMDEADYAEFPSFDSDAMLRKWNLWGYIDGRDGAQAVEKALQHGTPGFDRFIIAAADTVMTRPNAELVAEVFPGVELHGDLGVNDTLLSIDHAREVLGYAPEHSWRDSQQAR; encoded by the coding sequence ATGAGAATCGCAGTCACCGGTGGATCCGGCAAACTCGGCCGCAGCGTCGTCGCCCGCCTCCGCGAGTCCGGCCACGACGTCTTCAACCTCGACCGCGCGGGCGACCGCGGAGCCGGCTTCGTCCGGATCGACGTCGCCGACTACGGGCAGGTGATCGACGCGCTGCAGGCGGTCGGCGACCAGTACGACGGCATCGACGCCCTCGTGCACCTCGCCGCCATCCCGGCGCCCGGCATCGTCCCCGACATCGCGACCTTCCACAACAACATGACGGCGACGTTCAACGTCTTCCACGCGGCCATCCGCGCGGGCATCCGGACCATCGTCTACGCCTCCAGCGAGACCGTGCTCGGCCTGCCGTTCGACGTGCCGCCGCCCTACATCCCGGTGGACGAGAAGTACCCGGCCCGCCCGGAGTCGGTCTACTCGCTCACCAAGCACCTCGAGGAGCAGCTCGCGATCGAGCTCTGCCGCTGGCACGAGGACCTGACGATCATCGGCCTGCGCTTCTCGAACGTGATGGACGAGGCGGACTACGCCGAGTTCCCGTCCTTCGACTCCGACGCGATGCTCCGCAAGTGGAACCTCTGGGGCTACATCGACGGTCGCGACGGCGCGCAGGCGGTCGAGAAGGCCCTCCAGCACGGGACGCCGGGCTTCGACCGCTTCATCATCGCCGCGGCGGACACCGTGATGACCCGCCCCAACGCCGAGCTGGTCGCCGAGGTCTTCCCCGGCGTCGAGCTGCACGGCGACCTCGGCGTGAACGACACGCTCCTCTC